Part of the Rhodobacteraceae bacterium M385 genome is shown below.
GCTCGATCACCAAGGCGCGGGCCAGCGCCACGCGCTGCTTTTGGCCGCCGGAAAGCTCACCCGGCAGACGGTCCGCCAGATGCGACAGCCCCACACGGTCCAGCATTTGCATGGCGCGGGTGCGTTGCTCGGCCGAAGGCAGTTTGCGCTGTTTCAGGCCGAAGGCCACGTTTTGCATCACGCTGAGGTGCGGGAACAAAGCGTAGCTTTGGAACACAAGGCCAATGTCGCGTCCATGGGCGGGCAGCTTCGTCAGGTCTTTGTCGCCCAAGCGGATCGCGCCGCTGGTGGGCTGCATGAAGCCGGCCACAAGGCGCAGGGTCGTGGTCTTGCCACAGCCCGACGCGCCCAGAAGCGAGACGAGTTCGCCGTCACCGACGTTAAGCGACAAATCCTCCAGCACCTTGGTCTTGCCGTAGTGGGCGGTGATATTGTCGATGGAAAGGGGCAGGGTCATGGGGAAGTGCCTTTTATTTCGCCACGATGGTCAGGCCGAGCGTCCGCTCGACGATAACCATGACGATGATGGTCAGCCCCATAAGCAACACGGACACCGACGCGACGGTCGGGTCGAAGAATTGCTCGACATGGGCGAGAATTTGGATCGGAAGCGTGGAGATGCCCGGCCCGGTCAGGAACAGGGACACCGACACGTCATTGATGGAGGTGATGAACGCCAGTATGAATGCCGCAATCACGCCCGCCCGGATGTTGGGCAAAACGATGGTGAAGAAGGATTTCACCGGATGGCTGCCAAGGGAAATCGCCGCTTCCTCGATCGAGAAGTCGAACGACGCGAGCGAGGCGGAAATTACCCGCACCACATAGGGCAGCACCAGAAGGGTGTGGCCGATCAGAAGCGACACGAATACAGGCGCGCCAAGGCCGACGTTGACCGAGCGGAGCAGTGAGAAACCAATGACGATTTCGGGCACCAGAATGGGCAGCACGAATAGGGTCGAGAGCCAACCTGGCAAGTAGATGCGGTGGCGGTTTAGGGCGTAGGCGGCGGGAATACCGATTAACAGCGCGAAGAACGTGCCGAGGAATGCGACCTGCAATGAGGTCACGATGGTTCGGCGGAAGGCCGAGATTTCCCAGATGTTCTCGAACCAATGCAGCGTCAGCCCTTGGGGTGGGAAGGCCAGGAACGTGGTGTCCGAGACCGAGGCCCCGAAGATGATAATCAGCGGGCCAAGCAAGAAGATGTAGACCAGAATGGTCATCAGGATCAGCAATGGGTGGATGCGGTTTGTCATATCAGGAAGCCATCGGGTTAAGGCGCTTGGCGATGCGCGTCATGACCAGAACCGTGGTGACAATCACCACCACCATGATCGCCGCCACGGTCGAGGCACTGACCCAGTCAAAGGACGTCATCGCGCGTTGATGCAGGAAGGTGCCCATCATCATCTGACGTGTCCCCCCCAGAAGATGCGGGGTCGCGTAAGAGGTGAAACTGGCAGTGAAAACCAGCACGGCCCCCACGATCAGGCCCGGCGTGGCCAGCGGCAAGATCACCTGAATGAAGGTCTTTGTGGGCGGGGCCCCAAGGGACGCGCTGGCCTGCAACAGGTCATCGGGGATGTTTTCCAACACGCCGATCAGCACCAGGATCATCAGGGGGATAAAGATATAGATCAACGCCAGCACCACCGCCGTTTGGCTATAGAGAAGGGCCAAGGGGCGTTCGATTATTCCTAACCATTCCAAGCTGTTATTCAAAACGCCGTTGCGCCCCAAAATGATCAGCCAAGCGAAGGAACGTACCACAACGCCGGTGAGCAATGGGAATACCGCCAGAACGATGAGCACGGATTTCATCCACGGTGGGCTACGCGATACCACAAAGGCGGTGAGCAGGCCGAAGATCAGGGAAATCACCGTGGTTAAGGCCGCGATCTCGAACGTGCGCCAAAGCACCGTGCGCTGAAAGCCAGAGGCGAAGAAATCCACGTAGGGGGCAAAGGTGCCCCCCGGCGCGGTAAAGGTGAAAGAGATCGTAGCGGCCACCGGAATGATCAGAAACAGCGACACCGCAAGGGTCGCCGGAGACGATAAAATCCAGCCAGTTATTTTATTCATAGGGCAGTTTCCGGTGCCGGAGGTCAGGGTCTCGGGGCAGCTTGGGGCCGCCCCGAGGATTCATGTAGAAGATCGGCTTACATGCCGAAGATTTCGTTCCAGCGGTCGATCCACGACGTCAGGTTCGCGTTCAGCGGCACGTAGTCGATCTGGTTCAGGCTCGAAATCATCTCATCGCCGTAGGTCCAAGGGGCGGCTTGCTCCTCGGTCAGGTCCACACCGTTGTTCACGGGCGCATCCACGCCGCGTTCGGCCAGTGTTTGCTGGATTTCAGTGGAGAGAACGAAGTTCAGGAACTGGTGCGCCAGTTCGACGTTTTCGGACCCGGTGGGGATGTTGATGGTGTTGAGCGTGGCAATCGCGCCATCGTCCAGATCGGCCCAAACGACCGACGGCACAGCCGCCTGAAGGCGACCCAGTGCGAAATCCTGCGCCATGGAGACGGTGATTTCGCCGGTGGAGAAGAGGTTAATCATCTCGGAGCCGGTGTTGTAGTTGGTCAGGATGTTTGGCTGAAGCTCGGACACTTCGGCGAATGCCGCGTCAGGGTCGTCGTAAGCGTTCACACCCGCCCGTTCGCCCGCGCGCAGCACGACCATGGGGCCCGCGGTGGTGGTGATACCGGGCAGGGAAACGGAGCCCGCCAGATCTTCGCGCCACAGGTCATTCCAGGATGTGATCGGCGCTTCAACTTCGTCAGCGTTGTAAACGATGCCGACGCGACCGATTGAATAGGCCGGGCCATATTCACCCTGCGGCGTCTGCGCGAGGTCGTAAAGTTCATCAATATTAGGCACTTGCGCCCGGTCGATCGGCTGGAAAAGGCCCAGTTCGATACCCAATTGCGAGAAGCGGTCGGTCAGATAGATCACGTCCACCCCTTCACCGCCGCGCAACTGAAGGCGGCTCAACCGGTCCGAGTTGTTGCCGGTCTCGAAGATGACTTCGCAGTCGCACATCTCTTGGAACGGATCGACGATGATCTCTTGCAGCGCATCGCCGTTGAAGCCCCACCAGGAAATGGTGAACGTGCGGTCTTGGGCCAGTGCAGGCGTTGCCGCCAGCATGGCGGCGACAGAGGCTGCCGCGATGCGCGAAGTGGATAGTTTTTTCATGATCTTCCCCAGGTTTGTGAATGCCTGACAGCAATGTCAGGCCGAGAATACAGGTAGGCTATGTCCCACCCCCGAATGTGACAAGTTGCCCTTAAGGTCACTTGCCTAGTAATTATCTAACTGACTGAATTTAAGTCAGTTTACTGAGCTTTGGCCTACCAAACGACCCGATGAGTCTCTCCCGTTGCGACGTTGACGAATCCCTGCGGTGCAAGCTCTGACGGGGCCACCAAAACCCACCGCCAAGGGGCGCAGGTCAGGGTGGCGAAAGCCAGACGTTCCGGGAAGCCCGGGAACCATCTGGGGCTGAAAGTCGGCTCGAACATCCAGTCGATCTTCGCACCCTCGGCGTAGAGGTTTTGCATCTCGGCATCGAGTTCCTGCGGCGCGCGACAGGTCATCAACCCGCCCACTTCATAGCGGACCGTAGCGACCAGTTCGCCCTCTCGGACCAACGCCCAACCGCCTTGTGTTTCACGCAAGGCATTTACCGCCTGCGCCATTGCAGCGTCCGATGATCCGACCGCCCAAATGTTGTGTTTGTCGTGGCCCATGGAACAGGCCAACGCGGTGTCTGGCGAGCTTGGCCCAGTGCCGAGCCAGAACATGGCGGCGGTTTTGCCTTCGCCCGAGAACCGGTCAACGATGGCGAATTTGGTCACGTTGCGTGCGGTATCGCGCTGCACAAGTCCGCCCTCAACGGGCAGCTCCATCTCGATGAAGTTGTCGTCCCAATGGAATGGGCGCAGAAGCGCCGCTGTCATGGTTTCGCGTCCCGGATCGGCCTTGATCGCGAAGTCATCCGCGGTCATGTCGCGGGTGATGTTTACTGTCTGCGTTGCCCAATCGGGCCAATCGATCTTGGGCACGGGCTTAAGATAAACGCCGTTGTCCGCAACCAGTTCTCCATCCGCCCAAACCTTGGCGATGGACAGGTTTTGCAGGTCGTCCAACAACACAATATCGCCAAAACGCCCCGGTGCGATGGAGCCAACCCAAGGCGTCAGGCGCATGTGGCGGGCGGGGTTGATCGTGACCATCTGGATCGCAATTTCCGGCGCCAGCCCCGCGTCGATCGCAAGGCGCACGTTGTAATCCGTGGCCCCCATCTTCAGCGTGTCCGAACAGGAGCGGTCATCGGTGGTCAGGGCAAACTGGCTCCAATCCGACAGTCCGGCCTCGATCAGCCCGCGCACCATTTCCGTGAGCGAGTGGGGGCGCAGTTCCATGAACAGACCGCGCCGCAGTTTGTCCAAGACTTCCTCGGTCGTCCAAGCCTCGTGATCCGAGGCCAGCCCTGCCGCCGCAAAGGCGTTGATCGTCGCCATATCGCGGATACCCGCCGCGTGGCCTTCAACCACGCCGCGCTTCTCGAACGTGGCCTCGATCATACCCCAAAGACGGTCGTAGGAGGGGTTTTCCGGGTTCCAGACGGCGGGCCAGTCCATCACCTCGTCTAGTCCTGCAACCATCATGTTGTCGGTCATGAACCCCAGTTGTTCGTCATATCCGAAATGCCCGCCGCCCCATTCATAAGCAGTCGGCGGCACGGCAGAGCCGGGCAGGGGGAAGATCTTTTGCGGGCTGCCTTCAAGCCGCGCCTTGAACCAGAATTCAAGGTTGCGCGGGCCGTTCACGTTGGAAAACTCGTGGCTCGCCTCGCAGGTCCAGGTGTTGCCATGGGGCAGGACAAGTGCCGCCTCCCACTCCGGCGTGACGTGAGAGGATTCGATATGTTTGTGCCCTTCGCCAAAGCCGGGAACCGCCATCAGGTCCGGCTCGTGCACGTCTTGCGCGACCTCGCCGGGGTAGCTGCCAGCGGGGCCGACATAGGCGATGCGGCGGCCCGACATGATAATTTCTTGATCCGTCAGCCACATACGCGAATGCACGTCGAGCAATTTGCCCACCCGAAGCCGCGTATCGGCGGGCTCATGACCAAGAGATACGCGCACGAGGCGTTGGCGGATTTTCACCTCGTCGGCGGCGTTGATCAGCGCGTCGGTGGGATGGTTCTGTGCCGTCATCGCGCCGTGCCTTCCGGGACCTTGCAGGGGATAGAGGCCTCGTAGAACGCGCTGACGCGGGCCATGTCTGCCTCTTCCAGCAGGGTGATCTTCGGGGTGCCGAGACGGCCCGAGGGGTCCACGACGGTCATCCCCCGCGTGATGCCGGGGGCGAGCGCCACGTCAACGGAGGCCTGAAGCGACCGGGTCATGATGGAGGGGTCGATGACGTAGGCGGCGGCGAGCGGGTCGACGAAGCGGAAGTAATCCTTGCCGGTGTAGCCATGGATAATCCCGCGCGCATGTTTCACGAGGGCGGCAGAGAACGGCTTGGTCGCCGTTTCGGGCGCGTTGGCCAGCATCTGGTCTACCGTCTCACCGCTGATCCGATGGTCGGTGCAGACTTCCCACGGAACCAGAACGGTCTCAATCTCTGCGGCAAAGACGATAGCCGCCGCTTCGGGGTCCGAGAAGATGTTGAATTCTGCCGCCGGGGTCACGTTACCGCGCCCGTGGATGGAGCCGCCCATGATCGTCACTTGCCCGATCCCCGCCACGCAATCGGGCGCGATCCGCAGGGCGAGGCCAAGGTTCGTGAGCGGGCCGATCAGCAGCAGATCGACCTTGTCGTTAGCACTTGCTGCCGCGCGGAGCGTGTCGATCAGAACGCCCACAGCATCGGCGCTTGCGGGCTCGGGGATTGTGGTAGGACGCGGTGCGCCGCCCAAGCCATCATCGCCGTGGATTTCCTTGGCGTGGGTGAAGGGCTGCACCAACGGGCGATCTGCGCCCATATGTACCGGAATATCGTCGCTCCCTGCGACTGCTAAAACCGACAGGATGTTCCCCGTGGCGGTCGGCAAATCCACGTTGCCAAACACCGTCAGGATCATGTCCGGCCCATGGTTTGCGGCAAGCAACATCAGCAAAGCCTGCGCGTCGTCTACGCCGCCGTCGGTATCAAGGATCAGTTTCCGCCGCATGGGCCGCCTCGTGTGCTGTTCAAAGGTTCTGGGCCGCAAAGGCCCCGGTACTTGGGTTATGTTTAAGGCGCACCAAGGGAAGGGGCTTGGGTTCCCCCCTTGGCGCTGGGGTCGTGTCAGTTGGACGTGCTTGCGGGTGTCCAGATGGTGCGCGGCAAGGCCGAAAGGATGTCGGCCCCACTGTCGGTCGCCACGACGATATCTTCAAGGCGCACGCCAAATTGGCCGGTCAGGTAGATCCCCGGCTCGATGGAAAAGACGTTGCCCGCGTGCATTACCGTTTCAGAGGTGGCGGTAATGTAGGGTGGCTCGTGGATGTCGATGCCAAGGCCGTGGCCGGTGCGATGCACGAAATACTCGCCGTATCCCGCTGCCTCGATCACGCCGCGGGCGGCGGCGTCGATGTCCTTCGCCACAACGCCGGGGCGCACAACGGCCATGGCGGCCTGCACGGCGTTTTCCACGACCTCAGTGACCTTCCGGAATTCGTCGGACGGTGTATCGCCGAACCAGCCACAGCGGGTCATATCGCTGGGGTAGCCGCCGATCCGGCAACCGGTGTCGATCAGTACGGCCATGTTGTCTTGCAGCACCGTGTCGCCTGTGTGGTGGTGCGGGAAGGCGCCGTTTTCGCCGAAGCCGATGATGGTGAATTCAGGCTTCGCACCATGGGCTTTGTAGTAATCGTGGATCACCGTCTGCACGTCACGTTCCGTCATGCCGACCCGCAGAGCGGCAAAGGCGGCGGTGGCTGCGGCATCGTTAAGGTGGGCGCAGGCTCGCAGGGCGTCAATTTCCGCCGTGTCCTTCATGGCCCGCAGATGGCCCAGAGTATCGACCGAGAAGCGCCGTTTCGGCGCGTCCATGGCGTCAATCAACAGCAGCGCAAAATCGGCGCGCATCGCCTCGTCCAGGGCGACGGATTGGCCCGCGTCGGTGACGCCACAGGTCTGCAACAAGCGGTCCAGCGCGGCGCTTGGGCCTTGCTCATCGCTCCAGGTTTCAAACGGAAGATCCGTCGCCTGCCGCACGGAGTTAGCGTTGAGCACAGGCATCAGAAAACCCGCGTGGCTTTGGCTGACCAACAGCATCACCGGGCGTTCATCGCCATGGGGATCAGCGCCCGACAGCCACGTCATATGGCTGGTGGGGCCAAGGGCAACAAGGTCGGTGCCTGTCTCGGTCATCCGCGCCCGCAAACGCGCAAGGCGGTCTTTATAAATGTCCATCTCTGGCCCCATTAGTCTTTGGAAAAGGTCAAAACGAATATCGCCGGCCCCGTTGGAGGCCGGCGAAAAGGGTGGTTGCGATCAGCTTTTGTCTACAAGGCGGTAGAACACGAAGTCCGAAGTCGCGCCGTTGACGTAGCCGCTGACGTTCTCGGCCATGCCCACTTGGTAGGAGGCTTGGAACATGATCACGATGGGCGATTCCGCCTGAACGCGACGCTGAAGCTCCAGATACATTTCCTCACGAACCGCGGGATCGGATTCTGTCAGAGCGGCGCGAGTCATCTCGTTCATCTCTTCTGGAACGGCCCAGGAGTTCCGCCAAGTGGTTGTGGCGGTGTAGGTCTCCTGCCGGTTGTCAGAGTTGTAGGCGAAGGCTTTGGCGTTGGAGTGGGGGTCCATGAAGTCCGGGCCCCAATACAGCAACATCGCTTCGTGGCTACGATCACGGTAGCGGGTGATGACCTGCGAACCGGTGCCGGGCAGAATTTCGAACTCGATCCCTGCTTCGGCGAAAGAGGCCTGCAGCGATTGCGCCATGTCGGTGAAGGGGGCTGCGTTAATCACGTCGAGTGTGACGGTGATCGGCAGTTCGATGCCTGCATCCTCAAGGATTTGCGCGGCACGCTCTGGGTCGTAGGAATAGGGCGTGTCGGTCAGGGCACCGGGGAAACCTTCGGGCCAGAATGCCTGATGAACTTCCATTTGACCGGCGATGATCGAGTTGGTCATGCCCTCATAGTCCACCAGATAACGGGCAGCTTCCCAAACGGCGGGGGGTGTCAGGCTTTCGACGTTCTGGTTGAACGACAGGAAGTGAACGGCGGCTTGCGGGAACGTGTCCACTTGCAGCGCGTCCGCGTCCAGCGCGGCGATCTGGTCGGGCGTCAGGTTGCGCGCGATATCCACGTCACCAGCTTCCAGCAGTAGTTGCTGTGTGGCGCTTTCGGCAACGTGACGGATGATGACGCCATCAATGGCAGGGGCGCCGTTGAAGTAGTCGGGGTTGGCATCCATGCGGATCAATTCAGCCGCGCGGAAGGTGTTGAGAGAGAACGGGCCAGTACCAGCAGTGTTGGCGTTCAGCCAAGCGTTGCCCATGTCGCCGTCAACTTCGTTGGCCATCGCCGTTTCGATATCCACGATGGACGCGGGGCGCGAAGCCAGCACGTTCATCACGAAGGCAGGGGAGAAGTCGCCATCGTAGCGTACGGTAACGGTGTTGCCGTCGGCTGTGACCATCTCGCCCACGTTTTCAGGCGTCCAACCCAGTTGGGTCAGAATGAAGGCCGGTGTCAGGTTCAACTGCACAACCCGAGAGAACGAGCCTACAACGTCTTCGCCACGCAGTGGGTTGCCGGAGTGGAACGTCACGCCGTCACGCAGGGTGAAAACGATGGTCTTTGCTTCGGCGTCGATTTCCCAAGATTCCGCAAGGCCAGCGGCCAGAACGGTGGTGTCTTCGGCATCGTATTGCACCAAACGGTCGTAGGTGTTCGTGACCAATTCACCGGAGGTGAATTCATAGGCCTGCGCCGGGTCAATCGCGACAATGTCGTCGATGTTCTGGGCCACAACGAGGATATCCGCAGGGGTATCCGCGTGCGCTGCGGGCGTGGCCAGCGGCAAGGCCAGCATCGCCGACAGTAGGGCGGGTTTCAGCATTTTCATGGGTTTTAACTCCGTGCTGGTTTCAGGTTAGCCATTGGAATTGGCCGGGTTCATTTCGGGTAGTTTGACCGCGCCCTTGCGTTGCAGCACCGAAAGGGTGCCGGTCCACAAAATGCGCGTCGTGCTTTGGGTCTCATTGGACCACGAATGGGGGGTTGAGCCGGTGTAGTGCAGGCTGTCCCCCTGTTGTAAAATGAAGGTCTGACCGCCAAGGGTCTGGGTGATTTCGCCGTCCAGCAGAAAGATGATCTCTTCGCCTTCGTGGCTGACCACTTCCGAGGCATATCCGGCGGGGACGTGCAAAATGTAGCTCGACAATTCGGCGCCGGGGAAATCCGCGCTTACGGATTCGTACATGATGGACGAACCGTCGATCGAGAACTGAGGCCGCGCGCCCGCCCGTGTCAGGCTGTCAGATGGCTTGGGCGTAGTGATGAAGTACTCCAGCCCGACCGACAGCGCCTGGGCGATTTGCGCCAACGTGCCAAGCGAGGGGGTCGATTGTCCGCGCTCCACCTGGCTGAGATAGCCAACCGACAATCCTGCCGCGTCGCAAAGCGCCTGCAACGTCAGATCCAGTTGCTTGCGCCGCTTGCGGATCAACGCGCCTAGGGCGGGGTCTTTGTCGCTCTTTGGTCTTGCCATTCTTCGCTCCCCCTGTGGTTTGACGATTGATCGACTTTCACCACAATTTTTTTGATCTAACCAAAACTATTTGCCAAATCCAAGCAAAATGTTACATCGTCGTGAAATGGCGCCACCTTCATTCTCGCCAAAGGAGCCCCCACAAAGATGGCATTTCAAGACATCAAATCAGGCCCAATTGGCAGCACAACAGTAGGCATTCTGCGGTTTGTCATCGTTGTGGCGCTGACGTTTCTGGGCCTTCTGGCGCTGACTTTCTTCATTGGTCGCGTGGTGCCAATTGATCCTGTTTTGTCGGTGGTCGGTGACCGCGCGACACCAGAGCAATATGAGGTCGCACGCATCGCTATGGGCCTCGATCGCCCATTAATTGTGCAGTTTGTCAGCTACGTCGGCGATGTGCTGCGATTCGATATGGGCATGTCCACCTCGACCAACCGCCCCGTGGCGGAAGACCTTGCCCGGGTGTTTCCAGCCACCTTGGAGATGGCGACCCTTGGCATCTTAATCGGCGTCGGCCTTGGCGTACCCGCAGGGGTATTGGCGGCCGCATGGCAAGGTAGCTGGGTGGATCAGGTGATCCGCGTCTTCGCACTGTTGGGCTATTCGGTGCCTGCCTTCTGGTTGGGTCTCGTGGGCCTTGCGGTGTTTTACGCGTGGCTTGGCTGGGTCGAAGGGCCGGGCCGGGTGAGTATCTATTACGACGGAATAACCCCCGTCGTGACCGGCCTCCTTACTGTCGATGCCGTGCTTGATGGCGATTGGGAAGTCGTGAAAAGCGCGTGGTCGCATATCATCCTTCCCGCCTCGATCCTTGCGGTCTTTTCGCTGGCCTATATCGCACGGATGACGCGGTCGTTCATGCTGGATCAGTTGAGCCAAGAATACGTCACCACCGCCCGCGTGAAGGGTGTGCCGGAATGGCGGGTGATCTGGGTCCATGCCTTCGGCTCGATCCGGGTGCCCCTGATTACCGTCATCGGCCTAAGCTACGCGGGCCTGCTGGAAGGGTCAGTAATGATTGAGACCGTGTTTTCCTGGCCCGGCATCGGCAACTACCTGACCACTGCGCTTTTCAACGCCGACATGAATGCCGTGCTGGGCGCGACGTTGGTGATTGGCGCGGTGTTTATCATGATTAACAAGGTGTCCGACGTGCTCTACCGCGTCCTAGACCCCCGTAGCCGCGAAGGGAGCCGTTAAGATGCACGCTTGGCTCATTGACGATAGCCCCTCTTCCCGCCTTCAAGCCGCATCGGGGCGCGCTTACCGGATTACGCAAGACATGTTGCGCAATCCGCTCGCTGTGGCGGGGGCGCTTATCATTGCGGCGTTGGTCCTGACGGCGATCTTTGCCGACACCATCGCGCCGGGCGGCCCCGGTGGGCAGTTTCTTGATCGTCGGCTAGAGCCGCCCTCGGCTGCTCATTGGTTCGGCACGGATCAATTGGGCCGCGATATCTTTGCCCGTGTCGTCCATGGTGCGCAGATCACCTTGCAGATTGTGGCCTTGGTAGCGATCATTTCAGCCCCCCTTGGACTGTTGATCGGGGCGATCTCGGGCTATTTCGGGGGCTGGATCGACCGCGCCCTGATGGGCGTTACCGATGTGTTCCTCTCGATGCCGAAGCTGGTGCTGGCCCTTGCCTTCGCCGCCGCCCTCGGGCCGGGGATCGAGAACGCGATTATCGCCATCGCCATCACCACATGGCCCGCCTATGCGCGGATTGCGCGGGCAGAAACGCTGACCCTTCGCAATTCGGAGTTTGTGGCCGCGGCCCGCCTGTTGGGCGCGTCGCACACCCGCATCATCACGCGCCATGTGCTGCCGCTTTGCACCTCGTCGATGATCGTGCGCGTCACCCTTGATATGGCGGGGATCATCCTGACGGCGGCGGGCCTCGGCTTTCTGGGTCTTGGTGCGCAACCGCCCGAACCGGAATGGGGCGCGATGATCTCGGGCGGACGCTCGTTCATCTACGACCAGTGGTGGGTTTCGACCTTCCCCGGCTTCGCAATCATCCTTGTGTCGCTTGGTTTCTGTTTCCTTGGGGACGGTCTGCGCGACGTGTTGGACCCAAAATCGGAGCGTAAGGGATGAGCCTACTTTCTGTTAAAGACCTCACCGTTAGTTTCCCCACGCCCAAGGGCCGGGTGAATGTGGTGGACGGCGTGTCCTTTGATCTGGGGCAGGAGCGCCTTGGGATCGTGGGTGAAAGCGGGTCGGGCAAGTCGATGACCGGCCGTGCGATCCTGCGCCTGATCCGGCGGCCCGGGCAAGTCTCGGGCAAAATCGCTTCTGAGGGGCAAGACCTAGGCGCCCTGTCCGAACGGCAGATGCGGCAGATGCGCGGCGCGAAGATCTCGATGATCATGCAAGATCCGCGCTATTCCCTGAACCCGGTGATGACCATCGGCGCACAGATCGCCGAGGCCCTGCGCACCCATGAGC
Proteins encoded:
- a CDS encoding ABC transporter permease gives rise to the protein MHAWLIDDSPSSRLQAASGRAYRITQDMLRNPLAVAGALIIAALVLTAIFADTIAPGGPGGQFLDRRLEPPSAAHWFGTDQLGRDIFARVVHGAQITLQIVALVAIISAPLGLLIGAISGYFGGWIDRALMGVTDVFLSMPKLVLALAFAAALGPGIENAIIAIAITTWPAYARIARAETLTLRNSEFVAAARLLGASHTRIITRHVLPLCTSSMIVRVTLDMAGIILTAAGLGFLGLGAQPPEPEWGAMISGGRSFIYDQWWVSTFPGFAIILVSLGFCFLGDGLRDVLDPKSERKG